The Ascaphus truei isolate aAscTru1 chromosome 3, aAscTru1.hap1, whole genome shotgun sequence genome includes a region encoding these proteins:
- the LOC142490239 gene encoding uncharacterized protein LOC142490239, which yields MGQTSHSAGTLLTTQKKRQRGRRSGQREQRKKEGRLRTLMPESHGIFNLSSFVLSAHHTALLSKGLSFAPSSSPKKFNLFVDLNKYIRKVTLMRFFTMKGKEKEEMFSSQERECIKAMTSLLADGSDIADIDTNCGPNLDIFTQHTTDLNDVALDIVENVEDPVLSSSTVADTTSLESSIVNIKHSPFIPKSTFFPYQAKGGFIDTFYTLVLKDFESLCQNTPSLHKRNLHKNELQALKELSEDSEIVIRQADKGGGIVLQDKSAYIAEANRLLGDVKSYIPLQRDPMDIYQKDLKIFLLEAKHEGIITQAEFDFLFKRNPRTPVFYHIPKIHKDTINPPGRPIVSGVESMTSSVSQYVDHFLQPMVVKLRSHIRDTLHVIDSISGIPWKSTYIWATCDVASLYTCIGHTKGVAAIAHYLDKDNLINKAQRDFILDAILFILEHNYFLFGDDYYLQICGTAMGTRFAPSYANLYMGLWEDTHVWGNAGLGAGLVYYGRFIDDLIFIWDGEQEALSEILTAFNDNQMDLRFTFDINKYSINFLDLELMVNNKNEIVTKTFFKKVSTNAYLHFNSNHYHKWLENVPRGQFLRIRRNCSLDSDYLAQGDALVKKFVDKGYNHHKVLETFKQVGKLDRQELLDQSKGNIISKRKNKKRQTRDKNEIIVPQFITQFNCSSQKIKNILNKHWGILLNDPIIGKNLPPKIPVIFQKARNIKSIVAPSRLKKFSNTVQTNKNVKNGNFLCNRSRCLTCKHLKKTESVTSHSNGSVHQIKGHINCLSTHIVYAITCPCGLQYIGRTKRALCIRFLEHRRNIIHGLKTHSLSRHYELKHNKDPSSLVIMGVEAINSTLLSGDRHKLLNLRETYWIYELNTLSPEGLNDCIDVSTVI from the coding sequence ATGGGACAGACATCCCACAGCGCGGGAACACTCCTCACAACGCAGAAAAAGAGACAGCGAGGAAGAAGATCTGGGCAGCGtgaacaaagaaagaaggaaggcagaCTAAGGACATTGATGCCGGAGAGTCACGGTATTTTCAACCTATCAAGTTTTGTACTATCAGCACATCATACCGCACTCCTCTCTAAGGGTCTTTCCTTTGCACCTAGTAGTTCACCTAAAAAATTCAATTTATTTgtagatttaaataaatatattaggaaGGTCACACTTATGAGATTTTTCACTATGAAGGGcaaggagaaggaggagatgtTCAGTTCTCAAGAGAGGGAGTGCATTAAAGCCATGACTTCACTCTTGGCAGATGGCTCTGACATAGCGGACATTGATACAAACTGTGGCCCAAATTTGGACATTTTTACACAACATACTACAGATCTGAATGATGTTGCATTGGATATTGTAGAAAATGTGGAAGATCCAGTATTGTCTTCCTCCACTGTTGCAGATACTACTTCCTTAGAATCTTCTATAGTCAATATCAAACATTCACCTTTTATCCCAAAATCTACCTTCTTTCCCTATCAAGCTAAGGGGGGATTCATTGATACTTTTTACACACTGGTACTGAAAGACTTTGAATCCCTCTGTCAAAACACACCTTCATTACATAAAAGGAATTTACACAAAAACGAACTACAGGCTCTAAAAGAGTTGAGCGAAGATAGTGAAATTGtaataagacaggcagataaagggggcGGAATAGTGCTTCAAGATAAGAGTGCATACATAGCAGAAGCAAATCGGCTGTTAGGTGATGTGAAGTCATATATACCTCTACAAAGAGACCCAATGGACATCTATCAAAAGGATCTCAAAATATTCCTCTTAGAGGCAAAACATGAGGGAATCATCACCCAGGCAGAGTTTGATTTCTTATTCAAACGAAACCCTAGAACACCGGTGTTCTACCACATACCCAAGATACACAAAGATACCATtaacccaccagggagacccattgtctctggggtggagtctatgacgtccagcgtgtcccagtatgttgaccattttttacaacctatggtggtcaagttaagatcacatattagggacacgctgcatgttatagactcaatctcagggataccttggaaatccacttacatttgggccacatgtgatgtggcctctttgtATACATGCATTGGTCATACAAAGGGAGTGGCAGCAATAGCACATTATTTGGATAAGGACAATCTTATAAACAAAGCACAGAGAGATTTCATTTTAGATGCTATCCTGTTCATtctggaacataattattttttatttggagatgattactatctacagatctgtgggacggctatgggcacccgctttgcccccagctatgcaaacctatacatgggcctatgggaggatactcatgtgtggggtaatgctgggctgggggcgggcttggtgtactatggtcgtttcatagacgacctgaTTTTCATCTGGGACGGTGAACAGGAAGCACTGAGTGAGATTCTAACAGCATTTAATGACAACCAGATGGACTTGAGGTTTACTTTTGatataaacaaatacagtatCAATTTTTTGGATTTGGAATTAATGGTGAACAATAAGAacgaaattgtaacaaaaacatttttcaaaaaagtaTCCACAAATGCATACCTACATTTTAATAGCAACCACTACCATAAATGGCtggagaacgtccccaggggccaatttctcagaatcaggaggaattgttctcttgATTCGGACTACTTGGCCCAGGGGGACGCTCTTGTAAAAAAGTTTGTGGATAAAGGTTACAATCATCATAAGGTCCTAGAAACTTTTAAACAAGTTGGCAAACTGGATAGACAAGAACTTTTAGACCAGTCAAAAGGCAATATAatttcaaaaagaaaaaacaaaaagaggcaGACAAGGGACAAGAATGAGATCATTGTCCCTCaatttataacacaattcaattgttcttcacaaaaaattaaaaatatattaaacaaacactggggaaTTTTGCTCAATGACCCAATCATAGGCAAAAATTTACCACCCAAAATACCGGTGATATTTCAGAAAgccagaaatataaaatcaatcgTGGCACCCAGTAGACTAAAAAAATTCAgtaatactgtacaaacaaataagaacgttaaaaatggcaatttcctgtgcaatcgctcaagatgccttacatgcaaacacttaaaaaagactgAGAGTGTTACATCCCACTCAAATGGATCagtacatcaaataaaaggccacatcaactgtctgtccactcacattgtatatgccattacatgcccctgtgggcttcagtatattggtagaaccaaaagggccttatgtatacgattcctggaacatcgacgtaatataattcatgggttaaaaacacatagcCTATCCAGACATTACGAATTGAAGCACAATAAAGATCCGTCCTCACTAGTAATCATGGGGGTAGAGGCTATAAATTCTACACTTTTAAGTGGAGACAGGCACAAATTGCTCAATcttagagaaacatactggatctatgaattgaATACACTGAGTCCAGAAGGCCTGAATGATTGTATTGATGTCAGCACAGTCATCTAA